The following are encoded in a window of Glandiceps talaboti chromosome 5, keGlaTala1.1, whole genome shotgun sequence genomic DNA:
- the LOC144434945 gene encoding carbohydrate sulfotransferase 1-like has product MIRRVGVKTQPLRRRVDVKSRPERLHVLVFASKRSGSSFFSELLNNHPNFVYYFEPLTCLTAESTRKNYTNKVFNKKAIDIMQRLFTWDVSPLHAIGKTSAKGRLCKHGKVLSRTSYCKETSKSAVELTQLFSMYEHVAIKTIRLYDLNLLQALANNPDINLKIIHLVRDPRGIWNSRLDLNKSNHDYLRRRPEWDEITDLCQTMMHTLQVVHLYPKWLHGKYFLARYEDAAIDPIGMAEKLYKFLGLRLPIQVKKWLNTHTQETDDGEFTTTKNSTEIATQWRQTLPFETVLDIQNKCRRVMKGLGYQDIVESKDMKNNSINVISAGPNIIL; this is encoded by the exons ATGATCAGACGAGTGGGTGTAAAAACGCAACCTTTACGCAGACGTGTAGATGTGAAATCCAGGCCAGA AAGACTTCATGTTTTAGTCTTTGCAAGCAAGCGTTCTGGTTCTTCATTTTTCTCCGAGTTGCTGAACAACCATCCAAACTTTGTCTACTACTTTGAGCCCCTGACTTGCCTGACAGCTGAAAGTACTAggaaaaattacacaaacaaagtCTTCAACAAAAAAGCTATTGATATTATGCAGCGTTTATTTACATGGGATGTTTCTCCTCTTCATGCGATTGGCAAGACAAGTGCCAAAGGAAGGTTATGCAAACATGGGAAGGTGTTATCCAGGACTAGCTACTGTAAAGAAACATCAAAATCTGCTGTAGAACTGACACAGCTGTTTTCCATGTATGAACATGTTGCCATCAAAACTATCCGTCTCTATGACTTGAACTTGCTACAAGCACTTGCCAATAATCCAGACATTAATCTTAAGATTATACATCTCGTCAGAGATCCTCGTGGTATTTGGAACTCTCGCTTAGACCTCAATAAATCGAACCACGATTATCTACGGAGACGCCCAGAATGGGACGAAATCACAGATTTGTGTCAAACGATGATGCATACCCTAcaagttgtacatttgtacccgAAGTGGTTACATGGTAAATATTTCTTGGCTCGATATGAGGATGCAGCTATTGATCCAATTGGAATGGCAGAGAAACTCTACAAGTTTCTAGGACTTCGTCTTCCGATTCAAGTCAAAAAATGGTTGAATACTCATACCCAGGAAACGGATGATGGAGAGTTTACCACGACTAAAAATTCTACTGAGATAGCAACTCAGTGGAGACAAACACTACCTTTTGAAACAGTGCTTGACATACAAAACAAATGCCGTAGAGTTATGAAAGGTCTCGGCTATCAGGATATTGTTGAAAGCAAAGACATGAAAAACAACAGTATTAACGTAATATCTGCAGGACCCAATATTATTCTTTAA
- the LOC144435317 gene encoding UPF0193 protein EVG1 homolog, which produces MADRGKGTVQKGGMWQGHTASYSKETQQLLKVMMEESKLTNFQRRQINNHMKEGSTLPQRVHPTTSAKPKRPPPSVPQRKTIDVRGYSGGLRTKDEIDSHMDDYKPDYRPLPKKTMGDKEKDRLAHFMAYGEDIPKLTQKRADEIMAPKPAPPDVDRFEELQSEIEERQRFMADMESVGRGKEFRPIIATEISRLIREMEVIDKKRSQVLQRAIAEKDRQSAAKRAAEREHSIPEPDILKMDTEKTEMSLKNDTS; this is translated from the exons ATGGCGGATCGTGGAAAGGGTACCGTCCAAAAAGGCGGCATGTGGCAGGGCCACACCGCATCATACAGTAAAGAAACACAACAGCTACTTAAAG TAATGATGGAAGAATCAAAGTTAACAAATTTCCAGAGaagacaaataaataatcaCATGAAAG AAGGGAGCACTTTACCACAACGAGTTCATCCAACTACTAGTGCAAAACCCAAACGACCACCACCATCAGTACCACAGAGAAAAACCATTGATGTGAGGGGCTACAGTGGTGGACTAAGGACAAAGGATGAAATAGATTCACACATGGATGATTACAAACCTGACTATAGACCACTACCAAAGA AAACCATGGGTGATAAAGAGAAAGATAGGCTGGCACATTTTATGGCATATGGAGAAGATATACCCAAACTAACTCAAAAGAGGGCAGATGAAATAATGGCACCAAAACCAGCCCCTCCAGATGTTGATAGGTTTGAGGAAT TACAAAGTGAAATAGAAGAAAGACAAAGGTTCATGGCAGACATGGAATCAGTCGGAAGAGGCAAAGAATTCCGTCCAATCATAGCAACAGAAATATCAAGG TTGATACGGGAAATGGAGGTTATAGACAAGAAGAGGAGTCAGGTATTGCAACGAGCCATTGCTGAAAAAGACCGACAGAGTGCTGCTAAAAGAGCTGCTGAACGAGAACATTCTATTCCTGAACCTGACATACTTAAAATGGATACAGAAAAAACAGAAATGTCATTGAAGAATGATACAAGCTAG
- the LOC144435665 gene encoding tRNA methyltransferase 10 homolog B-like, whose translation METELHDPSANINEIVCSDDLNAECPMSKKGLKRQMRYQAMVQAKKAHRKEKKDKRKARMREEKDKEREKQGDDSTDEESDKHNSKKYNNRKIKTKLEDAMKDGQRICIDCGFEKNMDAKEICRLAQQLGRLYGANRHAEKPFHIYFTNLDKEGAVYKECVRVNCGFENYLIDKTDESHLKVFKKDEIVYLSPDSKTVLECLQPDKVYVIGGLVDESPQKNVTLTNAEKLEIQTAQLPINQYMVKAEGKYNYSKILAINQVFDILLTYHNSGDWREALTVGVPKRKGYLLK comes from the coding sequence ATGGAGACAGAATTACACGACCCGTCAGCAAACATTAATGAAATTGTCTGTAGTGATGACTTGAACGCAGAATGCCCTATGTCAAAGAAGGGATTAAAACGTCAAATGAGATACCAAGCCATGGTGCAAGCTAAGAAAGCACAcaggaaagaaaagaaagacaaGCGTAAAGCCAGGATGAGAGAGGAGAAAGACAAAGAAAGGGAGAAACAGGGTGATGACAGCACTGATGAGGAATCTGACAAACACAACAGTAAGAAATACAACAATAGAAAGATCAAAACAAAACTAGAAGATGCTATGAAAGATGGACAGAGAATTTGTATTGACTGTGGGTTTGAGAAAAACATGGATGCTAAGGAAATTTGCAGACTTGCGCAACAATTGGGTCGACTGTATGGAGCTAACAGACACGCAGAAAAACCATTTCATATCTATTTCACTAACTTAGATAAAGAGGGTGCAGTTTACAAAGAGTGTGTCCGAGTAAACTGCGGCTTTGAAAATTATCTTATAGACAAAACAGACGAAAGCCACCTGAAGGTTTTTAAGAAGGATGAAATTGTTTACTTAAGTCCAGATTCAAAGACTGTATTGGAATGTTTGCAGCCAGACAAAGTTTATGTTATAGGGGGATTAGTAGACGAGTCTCCtcaaaaaaatgtcactttgaccAACGCTGAAAAGCTTGAAATTCAGACAGCTCAACTTCCAATTAACCAGTACATGGTTAAGGCTGAGGGCAAGTATAATTACTCGAAAATTCTAGCCATAAATCAAGTCTTTGATATATTATTAACATACCACAACTCTGGTGATTGGAGAGAGGCCCTCACAGTTGGAGTGCCAAAAAGAAAAGGTTATCTATTgaagtag